GCCGCAGGATCAACTGCAGCAGAAGGTCCACCGCTACTATTTCACCGACGCGGTCAAGCTCTCCCCGGGCGAGGCCTACGTCTCGCCCTTCGACCTGAACATCGAGCACGGCGCCATCGAGCGGCCGCAAAAGCCCATGATCCGCCTCGCGGCCCCGGTCGCGGACTCCAAGGGCGACAAGGCGGGAGTGGTGATCCTCAACTACCTGGGGCAGCGGCTCCTGGACCGCATCCACGCCGACCGACCGCACGACCGGAGCCTGCATGACGCCCGGTCCGGCAAGGGCCCCACGGTCATGCTCCTGAACAGGGACGGCTACTGGCTGCACGCCGACGATCCGGACCTGGAGTGGGGCTTCATGTACCCGGACAGGCAGAACGTCACCTTCGGCGCGACCTACCCCGAGGCCTGGAAGACGATCTCCGCCCGGCGCCTGGGCCAGGTGGAGACACCCGCGGGGCTGTTCACCTTCTCCACCGTGCGCCTCTCCCCGGAGGACCACCTGGACCAGGCGGCCCGGAGCCTGACGGTGCCCGAGGACGTGCGGCGGGAGTGGAAGCTCGTCTCCTTCACCCCGCGCGCCGTGCTCGCGGGCATGGAACAGGCGCACCGGCTGTCCTACCTCGGCGTCTTCGTGCTGGTCTGCCTGCTGTCCGCCGTGGTGGCCGCGCTGCGCGCCCGCCACCTGCACGAGCGGGGTCTGGCCGACCTGGCCCTGGCGCGCAGCGAAGCGCGCTTCCGCGGCATCGTGGAGAGTTCGCGCGACCTCATCTGGGAGATGGGCCGCGACGCCGCCATCACCTACGCGAGCCCGCGCGTGGCCGACATCCTGGGCTACTCGCCCGGCGAGGTCGCGGGCAGGACGCCCTTCGAGTTCATGCCGCCCGAGGAGGCCGGAAAGGCCCGCTGCACCTTCGAGGCCGCCTCGGCCCAGGGAATGCCGCTCTTCAACTGGGAGACGGTCTGCCTTCACAGGAGCGGCAGGCAGGTGGTGCTGGAATCCAACAACGTGGCCATCGTGGACCTGCAGGGACGGCATGTGGGGTATCGCGGCATCGCCCGCGACATCACCGAGCGCATCCTGGCCGGGCGGCTGATCGAGGAGGCCAGGCAGGAGGCCGAGCAGGCCAACCAGGCCAAGAGCGATTTTTTGGCCCGCATGAGCCACGAGATCCGCACGCCCATGAACGCGGTGCTCGGCATGTGCCACCTGGCGCTCAAGACCCGGCTCTCCCCCAAGCAGCACGACTACCTGACCAAGATCCGCCGCTCGGGCGAGGCCCTGCTCGGCGTGATCAACGAGATCCTGGACTTCTCCAAGATCGAGGCCGGAAGGCTGTCCATCGAGAACGTCCGCTTCGACCTCGAGGCCGTGCTCGGCAACATGGTCGACGTCAACGCCCTGGCCGCCGAGGACAAGGGCATCGAGTTCCTGCTCTCCGTGGACGCCGACGTGCCCACGGACCTCTGCGGCGACCCCCTGCGCCTGGGCCAGGTGCTGATCAACCTCGTGGGCAACGCCGTGAAGTTCACCGAGCAGGGCGAGGTGCTCGTCTCCGTGCTCGCGCTCGAGCGCGGCGAGAAGCACGCCCTGCTGCGCTTCTCGGTGCGCGACACGGGCATCGGCCTCACGCCGGAGCAGATCACCACCCTCTTCGACCCCTTCACCCAGGCCGACGGCTCGACCACGCGCAGGCACGGCGGCACGGGGCTCGGGCTGGCCATCTGCAAGCGCATCGTGGAGATGATGGGCGGCGGCATAGAGGTGCAGAGCGAGCCCGGGGTGGGCAGCGAGTTCTCCTTCGTCCTGCGCTTCCCCCTGCCCGAGGAGCGGGAGGGCGCGCCGCGCGCCACGCCGAACGACCTCAAGGGGCTCGGCGTGCTGGTCGTGGACGACAACGCCACCTCGCGCATGATCCTCGGCGACATCCTGCAGTCCTTCCGCTTCACCGTGGGCGCTGCCTCCTCGGGAGAAGAGGCCCTGCGCCTGCTGGAGCGCGGCGACATCGACTACTCCGTGGTCCTGCTCGACTGGAAGATGCCGGGCATGGACGGCATGGCCTGCGCCCGGCGCATCCGGACCATGCCTCTGGCCATGCAGCCCGCGATCATCATGGTCACGGCCTACGGCCGCGAGGAGATCATGCGCTCGGTCGAGATCTCGGACGTGGACGGCCTGCTGCTCAAGCCCGTCAGCCGCTCCGTGCTCCTGAACACGATCATGGAGTCCCTGGACGCGGAGGGCCACGAGCACCACGCCCTGGCCCCCGGGGCCGGGCCGGACGACATCCCGGGCCACATCCGCGGGGCGCGCATCCTGCTGGTGGAGGACAACGAGCTGAACCAGCAGGTGGCCCGCGAGCTCCTGGAAGGGGCCGGGCTCGACGTGACCGTGGCGGGCGACGGCGAGGCCGCCCTGGACATCCTCGGCCGGACGCAGATGGCGGCGGCAGAGGACGGGGGCGGGTTCCAGGCCGTGCTCATGGACGTGCGCATGCCGGGCATGGACGGCTTCGAGGCCACGCGCCGCATCCGCGCCACGTCGGAGCTGCGCGACCTGCCCGTCATCGCCATGACCGCCCACGCCCTGGACACGGACCGCGAGAAGAGCCTGCGCGCGGGCATGAACGACCACGTGGGCAAGCCCATCCGGCCGAGCGAGCTCTTCGCCGCGCTCGGCCGCTGGATATCCCCGGCGGGCTGGAAGCCCGCGGCGCCGCCTCCGCCCCCCCCGGAAAACGGCTCCGGGGGCCGCGGCCTTGCGCCCCGCGCTTCCGCCGCGGCCCAGGCCACGGGCGCGGAGCGGCTGCCGCCGCCGGGCGCCGTGCCCGGCCTGGACATGGCCTCGGGCCTGGCCCGGGTGCGCGGCAACGCCCGGCTCTACCGCAGGCTGCTGCTCGACTTCGCGCGCACCTGCGGCAAGGCGCCCGAAAGGCTCGGCGCCGAGATCGCGGCGGGCGATTTCGAGCTCGCCCGCCAGGAGGCCCACACCCTGAAGGGCGTGGCCGGGAACGTGGGGCTGCTCGACGTCTACGCCGCGGCCGCGCACCTGGACGCCTGCCTGGGCGGCGCGCCCTCGGCCTGCTCCGCCTCGCTCGCACGGCTCGCGGCGAGCACCGCGGCCGCCACGACGGCCATCGAGAAGCACCTGGGCCCGGCCGAGAAGGGCAACGGCCGCATCGAGCGGGACGAGGACGGCGCCTCCGGCCCGGCCCTGTCCCCGGAAGAGACGGCTGCGCGCCTCGGCGAGCTGGCGGAGCTTCTCGCGCGGCACGACACCCGGGCCCTGGACGTCTTCGAGGAGCTGACCCCGACCCTCGCCCGGCTCGCGCCCGAAGCGGGCGAGGCGGCCACGGCCCTGGGCAGGGCCTTGCGCGCCTTTAATTTCTCCGTCGCGCACGGCCACGCCGAGGCACTGCTGCGCGCCTGCGCGGCAGCACAAGGACAGGCGGACGCGGGCGGCCCCGGGGGAGGTGGCGAGGCATGACGCAGTCCCGGAAGACGGGGCCGTGCGAGACCGCGCTCATCGTGGACGACACGCCCGACAACATCCTCATCCTGCGCGAGATCCTCTCGCCCGAGGTGCGCACCCTGGCCGCGACCAACGGCCGCGAGGCCCTGGCCCTGGCCCGCGCCGTCCCGCCGCCGGACATCATCCTGCTCGACATCCTCATGCCCGGAATGGACGGCTACGAGGTCTGCCGCCGGCTCAAGGCCGACCCGCAGACCAGCTCCATCCCGGTGCTCTTCGTCTCCACCCTGGGCACGGAGATCGACGAGGCCAAGGGGCTCTCCCTGGGCGCGGCCGACTACATCGGCAAGCCCCTGAGCCCGGCCGTGGTGCGCGCCCGCGTGCAGAGCCACCTGCGTCTCAAGGCCCACCAGCACCGGCTGGAGGAGCTGGTGCAGGAGCGCACCCGGGCGCTCCTGAACACCCAGGACGCGACCATCCACTGCCTGGCCTGCCTGGCCGAGATGCGCGACAACGAGCTGGGCGGCCACTTCCGCCGCACCCAGTGCGCCATGGAGCTGGTCGCCTCGACCATGGCCAAGATGCCCGCCTGCGCGGACTTCTTCCGCAAAACGACCGTGGAGATGCTGGTCAAGTCCACGCCGCTGCACGACGTGGGCAAGATCGGGGTGCCGGACCACATCCTGCTCAAGCCCGGCAGGCTCTCGGCCGAGGAGTTCGAGGTCATGAAGCTGCACACGGCCTACGGCCGCGAGAGCCTGCGCAGGGCCGAGGAGATCCTCGACCACGCCTCCTTCCTCGGCGTGGCCTGCGAGATCGCCTATTCGCACCACGAGAAGTGGGACGGCGGCGGCTACCCGGAAGGGCTGGCCGGGGAGGACATCCCCCTGCCCGGGCGCATCATGGCCGTGATCGACGTCTACGACGCGATCATCAGCAAGCGCGTCTACAAGACCCCCATCCCCCACTCCAAGGCGGTGGCGATCATCGCCGAGGAGCGCGGCAGGCATTTCGATCCGGTCGTGGCCGACGTCTTCCTCGCCCTCGCCGAGGAGATCAGGACCATCTCGCGCTGCCACGCCGACTTCGAGGAAGAGCGCGAGGCCCTGGAACGCTGAGCCGGACCTGTCCGGCAGAAACGAAGAAGGCACGGGAGCAGCCGATGCACGCAGACCGCCTCAGGATCCTCGTCGTGGACGACACCCTCTCCAACCTGGAGACGCTGAACGAGATACTGCGCGGCGAGTTCGCCGTGAGCGTGGCCACCACCGGGCTCGAGGCGCTGTCCCTGGCCCGCGAGGCCCCGCCCGATCTCGTGCTACTGGACGTGATGATGCCCGGCATGGACGGCTACGAGGTCTGCCGCCGCCTCAAGGCGGACGAGGCCACGAGCTCCGTGCCCGTGGTCTTCGTCACCGCCCTGTCCGATCCGGAGGCCGAGGAGCGCGGCTTCGCCATAGGCGGCGTGGACTACGTGACCAAGCCCTTCAGCCCCTCCATCGTCCTCGCGCGGGTGCGCACCCACCTGGCGCTCTACCGCCAGCAGCGCGTGCTCGAGCGCATGGTCGCGGAGCGCACGGCGGAGCTGAAGCGGGCCAAGGAGGCGGCCGAGGCGGCGGACCGCGCCAAGACCGTCTTCCTGGCCAACATGAGCCACGAGCTGCGCACCCCCATGAACGGCATCCAGGGCATGGCCCACCTGCTGACCTCCACCGAGCTGGACATGGAGCAGCAGGAGCTCCTGGGCCATCTGGCCAGCTCCGCGAGCCGCCTCATGCTCCTGCTCTCCGACCTCCTGGAGCTCTCCACCATCGAGGCCGGGGATTTCCTGGTCGTGCCCGCGCCCTTCGAGCCGCGCAAGGCGCTGCGCTGCCTCTTCGACCTCTTCGCGCGCAAGGCCACCATCCAGGGGCTCGACTTCGTGGCCGAGACCGCCCCGGAGGTGCCGGAGAGGCTCGTCGGCGACAGCGCGAGCCTTTTGCAGATCCTGGCCAACGTGCTGGACAACGCCTTCAAGTACACGCTGAGCGGTTCCATCGGCGTGCGCGTGGAGCTGGGCGAGGGAGAAGCGGAGACGGGCGCCGTGCCGCTGCGCGTCAGGGTCAGCGACACGGGCGTGGGCATCGCGCCCGAGAAGCTGCCCGGCATCTTCCGCAGCTTCGTCATCGCGGAGGACTTCATCACCAAGAAGCTCGGCGGCGCCGGGCTCGGCCTGTCCATCGCCCAGCGGCTGGCGCAGCTCATGGGCGGGGAGATCAGCGCGCGGAGCGTGCCCGACAAGGGCAGCACCTTCTACGTGGACATTCCCTTCAGGCTTCCCGGGTAGCAGCCGGGACGCGGCTCAGAAGGGCCCCCTGGCGAAATCGACCGACATCATGAGGCTCAGCGCGAAGATGGTCAGGATGGAGAAGCGGTAGAGCCGCCTGGCCCAGCGGCGGTCGTCGCGCGCCCTGAACCCGGACAGGGCCATGCCGAGCCAGCACAGCCCGAGCCCCGTGGCCGCGACGAGGTAGGCGTAGCCCGCGTACCCGAAGGCGGTCAGCATCTGCGCCGCGACCACGAACGCGGCCACGTGCCAGACGATGTGCCGCTTGGTGGCGGCGATGCCCGCGCGCACGGACATCACGGGAAGCCCGGCCGCGGCGTAGTCGTCGCGGCGGAAGATGGTGATGGCGTAGGAATGCGGCACCTGCCACAGGCTGAACATGGCCAGCACGATGAGCGCCCCGAGGT
The sequence above is drawn from the Desulfovibrio sp. X2 genome and encodes:
- a CDS encoding response regulator, whose translation is MQRTVPGALGVFLKTFVPIVLVAGGILFLTFRQDARHAEELYRQEEITRETYVARAVSLELGSLFRDLLSVVHRTALRRYLDHPGPAELRDLQTEYLVFAGDNPQFDQVRLLGLDGREIVRVNNVGGSPVLVPQDQLQQKVHRYYFTDAVKLSPGEAYVSPFDLNIEHGAIERPQKPMIRLAAPVADSKGDKAGVVILNYLGQRLLDRIHADRPHDRSLHDARSGKGPTVMLLNRDGYWLHADDPDLEWGFMYPDRQNVTFGATYPEAWKTISARRLGQVETPAGLFTFSTVRLSPEDHLDQAARSLTVPEDVRREWKLVSFTPRAVLAGMEQAHRLSYLGVFVLVCLLSAVVAALRARHLHERGLADLALARSEARFRGIVESSRDLIWEMGRDAAITYASPRVADILGYSPGEVAGRTPFEFMPPEEAGKARCTFEAASAQGMPLFNWETVCLHRSGRQVVLESNNVAIVDLQGRHVGYRGIARDITERILAGRLIEEARQEAEQANQAKSDFLARMSHEIRTPMNAVLGMCHLALKTRLSPKQHDYLTKIRRSGEALLGVINEILDFSKIEAGRLSIENVRFDLEAVLGNMVDVNALAAEDKGIEFLLSVDADVPTDLCGDPLRLGQVLINLVGNAVKFTEQGEVLVSVLALERGEKHALLRFSVRDTGIGLTPEQITTLFDPFTQADGSTTRRHGGTGLGLAICKRIVEMMGGGIEVQSEPGVGSEFSFVLRFPLPEEREGAPRATPNDLKGLGVLVVDDNATSRMILGDILQSFRFTVGAASSGEEALRLLERGDIDYSVVLLDWKMPGMDGMACARRIRTMPLAMQPAIIMVTAYGREEIMRSVEISDVDGLLLKPVSRSVLLNTIMESLDAEGHEHHALAPGAGPDDIPGHIRGARILLVEDNELNQQVARELLEGAGLDVTVAGDGEAALDILGRTQMAAAEDGGGFQAVLMDVRMPGMDGFEATRRIRATSELRDLPVIAMTAHALDTDREKSLRAGMNDHVGKPIRPSELFAALGRWISPAGWKPAAPPPPPPENGSGGRGLAPRASAAAQATGAERLPPPGAVPGLDMASGLARVRGNARLYRRLLLDFARTCGKAPERLGAEIAAGDFELARQEAHTLKGVAGNVGLLDVYAAAAHLDACLGGAPSACSASLARLAASTAAATTAIEKHLGPAEKGNGRIERDEDGASGPALSPEETAARLGELAELLARHDTRALDVFEELTPTLARLAPEAGEAATALGRALRAFNFSVAHGHAEALLRACAAAQGQADAGGPGGGGEA
- a CDS encoding two-component system response regulator, translating into MTQSRKTGPCETALIVDDTPDNILILREILSPEVRTLAATNGREALALARAVPPPDIILLDILMPGMDGYEVCRRLKADPQTSSIPVLFVSTLGTEIDEAKGLSLGAADYIGKPLSPAVVRARVQSHLRLKAHQHRLEELVQERTRALLNTQDATIHCLACLAEMRDNELGGHFRRTQCAMELVASTMAKMPACADFFRKTTVEMLVKSTPLHDVGKIGVPDHILLKPGRLSAEEFEVMKLHTAYGRESLRRAEEILDHASFLGVACEIAYSHHEKWDGGGYPEGLAGEDIPLPGRIMAVIDVYDAIISKRVYKTPIPHSKAVAIIAEERGRHFDPVVADVFLALAEEIRTISRCHADFEEEREALER
- a CDS encoding hybrid sensor histidine kinase/response regulator: MHADRLRILVVDDTLSNLETLNEILRGEFAVSVATTGLEALSLAREAPPDLVLLDVMMPGMDGYEVCRRLKADEATSSVPVVFVTALSDPEAEERGFAIGGVDYVTKPFSPSIVLARVRTHLALYRQQRVLERMVAERTAELKRAKEAAEAADRAKTVFLANMSHELRTPMNGIQGMAHLLTSTELDMEQQELLGHLASSASRLMLLLSDLLELSTIEAGDFLVVPAPFEPRKALRCLFDLFARKATIQGLDFVAETAPEVPERLVGDSASLLQILANVLDNAFKYTLSGSIGVRVELGEGEAETGAVPLRVRVSDTGVGIAPEKLPGIFRSFVIAEDFITKKLGGAGLGLSIAQRLAQLMGGEISARSVPDKGSTFYVDIPFRLPG